In Dasypus novemcinctus isolate mDasNov1 chromosome 10, mDasNov1.1.hap2, whole genome shotgun sequence, one DNA window encodes the following:
- the LOC131272991 gene encoding LOW QUALITY PROTEIN: olfactory receptor 4P4-like (The sequence of the model RefSeq protein was modified relative to this genomic sequence to represent the inferred CDS: deleted 1 base in 1 codon), translating to MLKKKKQDNSVMSFFTNPCKYFLSHLSCMDICYTFCVIPKLISDLLVGTETVSYSNCMLGVFTMHFFGSIEIFILAAMAFDRYVAICKPLHYMIIMNRKKMNLLVLAACVGGAAHSFPEGLSINLPNWPFCGPNVTDHYFFDIFPLLKVACSNTYIKGVLVVANSGMVTLVTFVVLFVSYVIILFTLRNHSAEGIHKLSTCGSHITVVILFFGPSNFAYLRLPNTYPEDKIFALFYTIIVPMFNPLIYTLRNTEMKNAMRKFWCQMIFPKEAYN from the exons atgttaaaaaagaaaaagcaggataATTCTGTAA TGTCCTTTTTCACCAACCCATGTAAATATTTCCTCAGCCATTTATCCTGTATGGACATCTGCTATACCTTTTGTGTTATACCAAAACTGATCAGTGACTTGTTAGTAGGGACAGAAACCGTCTCTTATAGTAATTGTATGTTAGGAGTCTTTACTATGCACTTCTTTGGAAGTATTGAGATCTTTATTCTTGCTGCCATGGCCTTTGACCGCTATGTTGCCATCTGCAAACCTCTACACTATATGATTATCATGAACAGGAAAAAGATG AATCTTCTAGTCTTGGCTGCTTGTGTGGGAGGGGCTGCTCATTCATTTCCAGA GGGCTTGTCCATTAATTTACCCAATTGGCCCTTTTGTGGCCCAAATGTAACTGATCACTACTTCTTTGATATCTTTCCACTGCTAAAAGTTGCCTGTTCTAATACATATATCAAAGGTGTCCTTGTGGTTGCCAATTCAGGTATGGTAACCTTGGTAACCTTTGTTGTCCTATTTGTTTCTTATGTCATTATATTATTCACTCTAAGAAATCATTCAGCTGAGGGAATTCACAAACTGTCTACCTGTGGGTCTCATATCACAGTAGTTATCTTATTCTTTGGGCCTTCAAACTTTGCTTACCTTAGACTACCTAACACTTACCCtgaggataaaatatttgcactatTTTACACCATCATTGTACCTATGTTCAATCCCCTAATCTATACCCTCAGAAATACAGAGATGAAAAATGCCATGAGAAAGTTTTGGTGTCAAATGATATTTCCAAAGGAAGCATACAATTAA